One Roseomonas sp. OT10 DNA window includes the following coding sequences:
- a CDS encoding malonyl-CoA decarboxylase gives MSDVAVAESGFFDRAWRRVSDLWRDMAATVSREEAPPDLADQMRACLGGRGGEISARARAARLAQDYLSRDQAGRVEFLCTLARFDSDMDAVRAAMQRVSEAEDPAERAVAKAGLRRALEPPRIRLLTQFTSIPDGMKFLVDLRAELLRHTREDPLLRALDHDLRGLLASWFDLGFLELRRIDWSSPASLLERLVGYEAVHRIRTWRDLKNRLDSDRRCYAFFHPRMPAEPLIFVEVALVQGLAGSVQALLDEKAPVLDPRGTDTAIFYSINNCQRGLDGISFGNFLIKQVVAELSAEFRNLKTFATLSPIPGFRRWLDTALEQQGAALLTEEEAAAIVEATPGTPDALAAFQAMLGRRNPLRDPLAAVAEPVLVRLCARYLIEERSGGGQRAKDPVAHFHLSNGARVERINPRGDVSEKGLRESLGLMVNYLYDPARIEQNHEAYAGEGKRAAASALRRLAKEG, from the coding sequence CGGGCCTGCCTGGGCGGGCGCGGCGGGGAGATCTCCGCCCGGGCGCGCGCGGCGCGGCTGGCGCAGGACTACCTGTCGCGGGACCAGGCGGGGCGGGTGGAGTTCCTCTGCACCCTGGCCCGCTTCGATTCCGACATGGACGCGGTGCGCGCCGCCATGCAGCGGGTCAGCGAGGCCGAGGACCCGGCGGAGCGCGCCGTCGCCAAGGCCGGGCTGCGCCGGGCGCTGGAGCCGCCGCGCATCCGGCTGCTGACGCAGTTCACCTCGATCCCGGACGGGATGAAGTTCCTCGTCGACCTGCGGGCCGAGTTGCTGCGCCACACGCGGGAGGACCCGCTGCTGCGGGCGCTGGACCACGACCTGCGCGGGCTGCTCGCCAGCTGGTTCGACCTGGGCTTCCTGGAACTGCGGCGGATCGACTGGTCCTCGCCCGCCTCGCTGCTGGAGCGGCTGGTCGGCTACGAGGCGGTGCACCGCATCCGCACCTGGCGCGACCTGAAGAACCGGCTCGACTCGGACCGGCGCTGCTACGCCTTCTTCCACCCGCGCATGCCGGCCGAGCCGCTGATCTTCGTCGAGGTCGCGCTGGTGCAGGGCCTCGCCGGCTCGGTCCAGGCGCTGCTGGACGAGAAGGCGCCGGTGCTGGACCCGCGCGGGACGGACACGGCGATCTTCTACTCCATCAACAACTGCCAGCGCGGGCTGGACGGCATCTCCTTCGGCAACTTCCTGATCAAGCAGGTGGTGGCGGAGCTGTCGGCCGAGTTCCGCAACCTCAAGACCTTCGCCACCCTCTCGCCGATCCCCGGCTTCCGCCGCTGGCTGGACACGGCACTGGAGCAGCAGGGCGCGGCCCTGCTGACGGAGGAGGAGGCCGCGGCCATCGTGGAGGCCACGCCGGGCACGCCCGATGCGCTCGCCGCCTTTCAGGCGATGCTCGGCCGCCGCAACCCCCTGCGCGACCCGCTGGCGGCGGTGGCGGAGCCGGTGCTGGTGCGGCTCTGCGCCCGCTACCTGATCGAGGAGCGGTCGGGCGGCGGCCAGCGGGCCAAGGACCCGGTGGCGCATTTCCACCTCTCCAACGGCGCCAGGGTGGAGCGGATCAACCCGCGCGGCGACGTGTCGGAGAAGGGGCTGCGCGAGAGCCTGGGGCTGATGGTCAACTACCTCTACGACCCGGCCCGGATCGAGCAGAACCACGAGGCCTATGCCGGCGAGGGCAAGCGCGCCGCGGCGAGCGCGTTGCGGCGGCTGGCGAAGGAGGGCTGA